A stretch of the Argentina anserina chromosome 6, drPotAnse1.1, whole genome shotgun sequence genome encodes the following:
- the LOC126798624 gene encoding nuclear pore complex protein NUP160 isoform X4, which yields MEVPILGSDSLKWLEFPVPSSSSNAASDTCAPLTHDCASSIAIGDPPAYLIYRIHKHLPHALELFELCPDKEFPKLGLRITFPQALSSSVFLCKNEIDVGSRSHPYLLYALTVAGVAYLLRLGTVSNYASSSVVREISLHPHGPIASAAATTTGCLVVGRNDGSLACFQLTLESNAPGFLQELRDDPGIGSLWGFMSRGRTVGAVQDLAISMVRGKPLIFAIYTDGMLRVWDLSSHLRLFSHKLNGPTMAGAALVRLWIGQADNDSSTIPLAMLYRDNSEICSEAIHVYSLHCNVAERIALLMDPSEQVIPIEDGWIDVKLVSNKICILKNNGLMLHELHKNVSMVDAVCYALQEDFVADQLFQSSEHSSDDLFVITHSILSSSKDHILPIVSSIILRRLLLPGIHHNAALRTTLLDYNRHWTESDFHSLTADGLKKEILSLIEHEGLTGNSSSIFCCWKIFCARYFQNWCKSNGPCGLLVDSSTDTVGLIRKSSVSSFRSLEDIERVNDGSLDELGNFPSFGLDSSDEALDCDLLAEMLRCVIYVNQQLGKTASAIFYELLISAPPVISSEEIIPRLLKILETGYSSTASMLHISGLGPDVAWEKKLADHKNLRKFSIDMMLSLHALHKKSGSWSHILSVIENYLKYLIPQKMIQKYDAEVVLDINAAILVQATSQVAKVMLESALDIHLFLSYLVSISGQINMLHDDISKIQLELIPMIQEIIYEWLLLHFFATTPSESAAIEDFSSQLSLLQIDSNKGRRSWNEKLGKCEFTLAFIFLLNVRSSSREQSHYDLRSIPNVQDIVDSVREFASWTMLGQNGESLTLLRRAADLAFILLRHGQYDAVEHLLTIVEAHLLKEKTSHGIQATDGGWCILHHLLGCCFLAQAHRGLHGVLKERKVHEAVRCFFRAASGKGSAQALQSLPQEAGLPPLGINGIVSDAAWRLHYYQWAMQIFEQYNISEGACQFALAALEQVEEAYSSNNQSHDRAALNESVSTIKGSLWAHVCKFTLDLNLFYDAYCAIISNPDEESKYIWLRRLIIVLYERGAIKILCGGQLPFIGLTEKVEQELAWKAERSDILAKPNLYKLLYAFEMHRHNWRKAASYMYLYSARLRTETSLKGYQQLWRSLKEILNGLSAAINALHLVHPAYAWIDPLLERNTLHNEQYPSKKARITIEDQPGNDVDLQSWKFYIDIQKIENEFVLTSAEYLLSLAHVKWTNTGTKRAPLELVDLLIQTNLYDMAFTVLLRFSKGSELKRGLERIFSAMSLKCCPHIVDSSRVGDDPTKQGLLLTSSKDEVIVHGSPGKI from the exons ATGGAGGTCCCAATCCTCGGCAGCGATTCACTCAAGTGGCTCGAGTTCCCCgttccctcttcttcttccaatgCTGCCTCCGATACTTGCGCCCCTCTCACTCACGACTGCGCATCTTCCATCGCCATTGGAGACCCTCCCGCATATCTCATCTACAGAATCCACAAGCACCTCCCTCACGCCCTCGAACTGTTCGAGCTCTGTCCCGACAAGGAATTCCCAAAACTCGGCCTGCGAATCACTTTTCCACAAGCACTTTCTTCCTCCGTTTTCCTCTGCAAAAATGAG ATTGATGTTGGCTCCAGGAGCCATCCCTATTTGCTTTATGCACTCACCGTCGCCGGAGTCGCCTACCTTTTGAGGCTCGGAACCGTCTCTAACTATGCCTCCAGCTCTGTTGTTAGAGAGATTAGCTTGCATCCCCACGGGCCTATAGCAAGTGCGGCGGCGACGACCACTGGATGTCTTGTTGTAGGCCGGAACGACGGCTCCCTTGCTTGCTTTCAGCTTACACTTGAGTCCAATGCTCCTG GTTTTCTGCAAGAGCTTCGGGATGATCCAGGAATTGGTAGTCTGTGGGGTTTCATGTCAAG GGGTAGGACGGTAGGGGCTGTCCAGGACTTGGCTATATCTATGGTGCGTGGGAAACCACTTATATTTGCAATATATACGGATGGGATGTTACGTGTATGGGATCTTTCATCTCATCTCAGGCTCTTTTCCCATAAATTGAATGGTCCAACAATGGCAG GAGCTGCCTTGGTAAGGTTGTGGATTGGTCAAGCTGACAACGATTCAAGCACAATCCCTTTGGCAATGTTGTACAGAGATAATTCG GAAATTTGCTCTGAGGCTATCCACGTATATAGTCTTCATTGTAATGTGGCAGAAAGAATTGCTCTATTGATGGATCCTTCAGAACAAGTTATTCCTATTGag GATGGATGGATTGATGTCAAACTTGTTTCCAACAAGATATGCATATTGAAAAATAATGGACTGATGCTTCATGAGCTGCATAAAAATGTCAGCAT GGTAGATGCAGTTTGTTATGCTTTGCAAGAGGACTTTGTTGCAGATCAACTCTTTCAAAGTTCTGAGCATTCTTCGGATGACCTTTTTGTGATAACTCATTCAATATTGTCATCTTCAAAG GATCATATTCTACCGATTGTATCTTCTATTATCTTGCGTAGGCTGCTTCTTCCTGGCATTCATCATAATGCTGCTTTACGCACAACTTTATTGGATTATAATAGGCACTGGACTGAGTCAGATTTCCACTCCTTAACTGCTGATGGGTTGAAGAAGGAAATTCTTTCCCTGATTGAACATGAG GGTCTGACTGGTAATTCATCATCAATATTTTGCTGCTGGAAAATATTTTGTGCTCGCTATTTCCAGAACTGGTGCAAGAGCAACGGACCATGTGGCCTTCTTGTTGATTCCTCAACCGACACTGTTGGTTTAATTAGAAAGAGTTCAGTATCGTCTTTTCGTTCTTTGGAGGATATTGAGCGGGTCAATGATG GCTCTTTGGATGAACTTGGCAATTTTCCGAGCTTTGGATTGGATTCATCTGATGAGGCTCTTGATTGTGATCTACTTGCTGAAATGCTCAGATGTGTCATTTATGTCAACCAGCAATTGGGGAAAACAGCTTCAGCTATATTTTATGAATTACTCATTAGTGCACCCCCAGTTATCTCATCTGAAGAAATTATTCCACGCCTTTTGAAGATTTTAGAAACTGGATATAGTTCAACAGCATCAATGCTCCATATATCAGGTCTTGGACCTGATGTTGCCTGGGAGAAAAAACTAGCAGATCACAAAAATTTGAGGAAATTTTCTATTGACATGATGTTGTCTCTTCATGCTTTGCACAAGAAATCTGGCTCATGGAGCCATATATTAAGTGTGATTGAGAACTATCTAAAGTATCTCATACCTCAAAAAATGATACAAAAGTATGATGCTGAAGTAGTTTTGGATATCAATGCCGCCATCTTGGTCCAGGCTACATCTCAAGTTGCAAAGGTTATGCTTGAGTCTGCACTGGATATTCACCTGTTTTTAAGCTATCTAGTGAGCATTAGTGGGCAG ATTAATATGCTACATGATGATATATCCAAAATACAACTCGAGTTGATTCCAATGATTCAAGAGATCATTTATGAATGGCTTCTCTTACATTTCTTTGCCACCACACCATCTGAATCGGCGGCAATTGAAGATTTCAGCTCTCAGCTTTCATTGTTACAAATTG ATAGCAACAAAGGCAGAAGATCATGGAATGAGAAGCTTGGGAAGTGCGAGTTCACTCTGGCTTTTATATTCTTACTTAATGTTAGAAGTTCCTCCAGAGAACAGAGCCACTATGATCTAAGAAGCATACCAAATGTTCAAGACATAGTTGATTCAGTACGGGAATTTGCGAGCTGGACCATGTTGGGTCAGAATGGAGAATCCCTTACTCTCCTAAGGCGTGCAGCAGATCTTGCATTCATCCTGCTAAGGCACGGGCAATATGATGCTGTTGAG CACCTACTCACTATTGTGGAGGCACATTTACTAAAGGAGAAAACTTCTCACGGTATTCAAGCTACAGATGGTGGATGGTGCATACTTCATCATCTTTTAGGATGCTGCTTCCTTGCTCAGGCACACCGTGGGTTACATGGGGTCCTGAAAGAGAGGAAAGTTCATGAAGCTGTTCGCTGTTTCTTCAG AGCTGCATCTGGAAAAGGATCAGCGCAGGCTTTACAAAGCTTGCCTCAGGAAGCGGGGCTGCCACCACTTGGTATTA ATGGTATCGTATCAGATGCTGCATGGAGGCTCCATTACTATCAGTGGGCAATGCAGATATTCGAACAATATAATATTAGTGAAGGTGCATGTCAGTTTGCTCTTGCTGCGCTTGAGCAAGTTGAGGAAGCTTACAGTTCAAACAATCAGTCCCATGACAGGGCTGCATTGAATGAATCAGTATCTACCATCAAAGGAAGTCTTTGGGCACATGTTTGCAAGTTTACTTTAGATCTTAATCTGTTTTATGATGCATATTGTGCCATAATTTCAAATCCAGACGAGGAGAGCAAGTACATTTGGTTGAGGCGTCTTATAATTGTTCTTTATGAACGTGGTGCTATAAAG ATTCTTTGTGGTGGTCAGCTGCCATTCATTGGTCTTACAGAGAAGGTAGAACAAGAGCTTGCCTGGAAG GCAGAACGGTCAGACATTTTAGCAAAGCCAAACTTATATAAGTTGCTATATGCATTTGAAATGCATCGGCATAACTGGCGAAAAGCAGCAAGCTACATGTACCTTTATTCTGCTCGTTTGAGGACTGAAACATCTCTCAAAGGTTACCAGCAATTGTGGCGATCACTGAAAGAGATTCTGAATGGGCTCTCTGCTGCTATCAACGCACTTCATCTTGTTCATCCAGCATATGCTTGGATTGATCCTCTGCTGGAGAGAAATACTCTCCACAACGAGCAGTATCCAAGTAAAAAGGCTAGAATAACAATTGAAGACCAGC CAGGCAATGATGTTGATCTTCAAAGTTGGAAATTTTATATAGATATtcagaaaattgaaaatgagTTTGTGCTTACATCAGCAGAATATCTGCTGTCACTGGCACACGTCAAATGGACAAACACAG GAACAAAAAGAGCACCATTAGAGTTGGTTGATCTCTTGATTCAGACGAATCTATATGATATGGCATTTACAGTTCTCTTAAGATTCTCTAAAGGTTCAGAGTTGAAGAG ggGATTGGAGAGAATTTTTTCTGCTATGTCACTGAAATGCTGTCCGCATATAGTTGATTCTTCAAGAGTTGG GGATGATCCCACaaaacagggtcttcttttgACATCTTCAAAGGATGAAGTGATCGTTCATGGTTCGCCAG GAAAGATATAA
- the LOC126798624 gene encoding nuclear pore complex protein NUP160 isoform X1: protein MEVPILGSDSLKWLEFPVPSSSSNAASDTCAPLTHDCASSIAIGDPPAYLIYRIHKHLPHALELFELCPDKEFPKLGLRITFPQALSSSVFLCKNEIDVGSRSHPYLLYALTVAGVAYLLRLGTVSNYASSSVVREISLHPHGPIASAAATTTGCLVVGRNDGSLACFQLTLESNAPGFLQELRDDPGIGSLWGFMSRGRTVGAVQDLAISMVRGKPLIFAIYTDGMLRVWDLSSHLRLFSHKLNGPTMAGAALVRLWIGQADNDSSTIPLAMLYRDNSEICSEAIHVYSLHCNVAERIALLMDPSEQVIPIEDGWIDVKLVSNKICILKNNGLMLHELHKNVSMVDAVCYALQEDFVADQLFQSSEHSSDDLFVITHSILSSSKDHILPIVSSIILRRLLLPGIHHNAALRTTLLDYNRHWTESDFHSLTADGLKKEILSLIEHEGLTGNSSSIFCCWKIFCARYFQNWCKSNGPCGLLVDSSTDTVGLIRKSSVSSFRSLEDIERVNDGSLDELGNFPSFGLDSSDEALDCDLLAEMLRCVIYVNQQLGKTASAIFYELLISAPPVISSEEIIPRLLKILETGYSSTASMLHISGLGPDVAWEKKLADHKNLRKFSIDMMLSLHALHKKSGSWSHILSVIENYLKYLIPQKMIQKYDAEVVLDINAAILVQATSQVAKVMLESALDIHLFLSYLVSISGQINMLHDDISKIQLELIPMIQEIIYEWLLLHFFATTPSESAAIEDFSSQLSLLQIDSNKGRRSWNEKLGKCEFTLAFIFLLNVRSSSREQSHYDLRSIPNVQDIVDSVREFASWTMLGQNGESLTLLRRAADLAFILLRHGQYDAVEHLLTIVEAHLLKEKTSHGIQATDGGWCILHHLLGCCFLAQAHRGLHGVLKERKVHEAVRCFFRAASGKGSAQALQSLPQEAGLPPLGINGIVSDAAWRLHYYQWAMQIFEQYNISEGACQFALAALEQVEEAYSSNNQSHDRAALNESVSTIKGSLWAHVCKFTLDLNLFYDAYCAIISNPDEESKYIWLRRLIIVLYERGAIKILCGGQLPFIGLTEKVEQELAWKAERSDILAKPNLYKLLYAFEMHRHNWRKAASYMYLYSARLRTETSLKGYQQLWRSLKEILNGLSAAINALHLVHPAYAWIDPLLERNTLHNEQYPSKKARITIEDQPGNDVDLQSWKFYIDIQKIENEFVLTSAEYLLSLAHVKWTNTGTKRAPLELVDLLIQTNLYDMAFTVLLRFSKGSELKRGLERIFSAMSLKCCPHIVDSSRVGDDPTKQGLLLTSSKDEVIVHGSPDMCLSNQQSNGTSQWGTLELYLERYKVFHARLPLIVAETLLRTDSQIELPLWLVKLFKDGKRDKTLGMTGQESNPALLFQLYVDYGRYREATNLLLEYIGSSASMRPANIMNRKRPFGVWFPYTTIQRLWCQLEEMVKSGYMVDQCKQLKDLLHGALLKHLELVKVDSEDALG, encoded by the exons ATGGAGGTCCCAATCCTCGGCAGCGATTCACTCAAGTGGCTCGAGTTCCCCgttccctcttcttcttccaatgCTGCCTCCGATACTTGCGCCCCTCTCACTCACGACTGCGCATCTTCCATCGCCATTGGAGACCCTCCCGCATATCTCATCTACAGAATCCACAAGCACCTCCCTCACGCCCTCGAACTGTTCGAGCTCTGTCCCGACAAGGAATTCCCAAAACTCGGCCTGCGAATCACTTTTCCACAAGCACTTTCTTCCTCCGTTTTCCTCTGCAAAAATGAG ATTGATGTTGGCTCCAGGAGCCATCCCTATTTGCTTTATGCACTCACCGTCGCCGGAGTCGCCTACCTTTTGAGGCTCGGAACCGTCTCTAACTATGCCTCCAGCTCTGTTGTTAGAGAGATTAGCTTGCATCCCCACGGGCCTATAGCAAGTGCGGCGGCGACGACCACTGGATGTCTTGTTGTAGGCCGGAACGACGGCTCCCTTGCTTGCTTTCAGCTTACACTTGAGTCCAATGCTCCTG GTTTTCTGCAAGAGCTTCGGGATGATCCAGGAATTGGTAGTCTGTGGGGTTTCATGTCAAG GGGTAGGACGGTAGGGGCTGTCCAGGACTTGGCTATATCTATGGTGCGTGGGAAACCACTTATATTTGCAATATATACGGATGGGATGTTACGTGTATGGGATCTTTCATCTCATCTCAGGCTCTTTTCCCATAAATTGAATGGTCCAACAATGGCAG GAGCTGCCTTGGTAAGGTTGTGGATTGGTCAAGCTGACAACGATTCAAGCACAATCCCTTTGGCAATGTTGTACAGAGATAATTCG GAAATTTGCTCTGAGGCTATCCACGTATATAGTCTTCATTGTAATGTGGCAGAAAGAATTGCTCTATTGATGGATCCTTCAGAACAAGTTATTCCTATTGag GATGGATGGATTGATGTCAAACTTGTTTCCAACAAGATATGCATATTGAAAAATAATGGACTGATGCTTCATGAGCTGCATAAAAATGTCAGCAT GGTAGATGCAGTTTGTTATGCTTTGCAAGAGGACTTTGTTGCAGATCAACTCTTTCAAAGTTCTGAGCATTCTTCGGATGACCTTTTTGTGATAACTCATTCAATATTGTCATCTTCAAAG GATCATATTCTACCGATTGTATCTTCTATTATCTTGCGTAGGCTGCTTCTTCCTGGCATTCATCATAATGCTGCTTTACGCACAACTTTATTGGATTATAATAGGCACTGGACTGAGTCAGATTTCCACTCCTTAACTGCTGATGGGTTGAAGAAGGAAATTCTTTCCCTGATTGAACATGAG GGTCTGACTGGTAATTCATCATCAATATTTTGCTGCTGGAAAATATTTTGTGCTCGCTATTTCCAGAACTGGTGCAAGAGCAACGGACCATGTGGCCTTCTTGTTGATTCCTCAACCGACACTGTTGGTTTAATTAGAAAGAGTTCAGTATCGTCTTTTCGTTCTTTGGAGGATATTGAGCGGGTCAATGATG GCTCTTTGGATGAACTTGGCAATTTTCCGAGCTTTGGATTGGATTCATCTGATGAGGCTCTTGATTGTGATCTACTTGCTGAAATGCTCAGATGTGTCATTTATGTCAACCAGCAATTGGGGAAAACAGCTTCAGCTATATTTTATGAATTACTCATTAGTGCACCCCCAGTTATCTCATCTGAAGAAATTATTCCACGCCTTTTGAAGATTTTAGAAACTGGATATAGTTCAACAGCATCAATGCTCCATATATCAGGTCTTGGACCTGATGTTGCCTGGGAGAAAAAACTAGCAGATCACAAAAATTTGAGGAAATTTTCTATTGACATGATGTTGTCTCTTCATGCTTTGCACAAGAAATCTGGCTCATGGAGCCATATATTAAGTGTGATTGAGAACTATCTAAAGTATCTCATACCTCAAAAAATGATACAAAAGTATGATGCTGAAGTAGTTTTGGATATCAATGCCGCCATCTTGGTCCAGGCTACATCTCAAGTTGCAAAGGTTATGCTTGAGTCTGCACTGGATATTCACCTGTTTTTAAGCTATCTAGTGAGCATTAGTGGGCAG ATTAATATGCTACATGATGATATATCCAAAATACAACTCGAGTTGATTCCAATGATTCAAGAGATCATTTATGAATGGCTTCTCTTACATTTCTTTGCCACCACACCATCTGAATCGGCGGCAATTGAAGATTTCAGCTCTCAGCTTTCATTGTTACAAATTG ATAGCAACAAAGGCAGAAGATCATGGAATGAGAAGCTTGGGAAGTGCGAGTTCACTCTGGCTTTTATATTCTTACTTAATGTTAGAAGTTCCTCCAGAGAACAGAGCCACTATGATCTAAGAAGCATACCAAATGTTCAAGACATAGTTGATTCAGTACGGGAATTTGCGAGCTGGACCATGTTGGGTCAGAATGGAGAATCCCTTACTCTCCTAAGGCGTGCAGCAGATCTTGCATTCATCCTGCTAAGGCACGGGCAATATGATGCTGTTGAG CACCTACTCACTATTGTGGAGGCACATTTACTAAAGGAGAAAACTTCTCACGGTATTCAAGCTACAGATGGTGGATGGTGCATACTTCATCATCTTTTAGGATGCTGCTTCCTTGCTCAGGCACACCGTGGGTTACATGGGGTCCTGAAAGAGAGGAAAGTTCATGAAGCTGTTCGCTGTTTCTTCAG AGCTGCATCTGGAAAAGGATCAGCGCAGGCTTTACAAAGCTTGCCTCAGGAAGCGGGGCTGCCACCACTTGGTATTA ATGGTATCGTATCAGATGCTGCATGGAGGCTCCATTACTATCAGTGGGCAATGCAGATATTCGAACAATATAATATTAGTGAAGGTGCATGTCAGTTTGCTCTTGCTGCGCTTGAGCAAGTTGAGGAAGCTTACAGTTCAAACAATCAGTCCCATGACAGGGCTGCATTGAATGAATCAGTATCTACCATCAAAGGAAGTCTTTGGGCACATGTTTGCAAGTTTACTTTAGATCTTAATCTGTTTTATGATGCATATTGTGCCATAATTTCAAATCCAGACGAGGAGAGCAAGTACATTTGGTTGAGGCGTCTTATAATTGTTCTTTATGAACGTGGTGCTATAAAG ATTCTTTGTGGTGGTCAGCTGCCATTCATTGGTCTTACAGAGAAGGTAGAACAAGAGCTTGCCTGGAAG GCAGAACGGTCAGACATTTTAGCAAAGCCAAACTTATATAAGTTGCTATATGCATTTGAAATGCATCGGCATAACTGGCGAAAAGCAGCAAGCTACATGTACCTTTATTCTGCTCGTTTGAGGACTGAAACATCTCTCAAAGGTTACCAGCAATTGTGGCGATCACTGAAAGAGATTCTGAATGGGCTCTCTGCTGCTATCAACGCACTTCATCTTGTTCATCCAGCATATGCTTGGATTGATCCTCTGCTGGAGAGAAATACTCTCCACAACGAGCAGTATCCAAGTAAAAAGGCTAGAATAACAATTGAAGACCAGC CAGGCAATGATGTTGATCTTCAAAGTTGGAAATTTTATATAGATATtcagaaaattgaaaatgagTTTGTGCTTACATCAGCAGAATATCTGCTGTCACTGGCACACGTCAAATGGACAAACACAG GAACAAAAAGAGCACCATTAGAGTTGGTTGATCTCTTGATTCAGACGAATCTATATGATATGGCATTTACAGTTCTCTTAAGATTCTCTAAAGGTTCAGAGTTGAAGAG ggGATTGGAGAGAATTTTTTCTGCTATGTCACTGAAATGCTGTCCGCATATAGTTGATTCTTCAAGAGTTGG GGATGATCCCACaaaacagggtcttcttttgACATCTTCAAAGGATGAAGTGATCGTTCATGGTTCGCCAGATATGTGTTTATCAAATCAGCAATCCAACGGAACTAGTCAATGGGGAACCCTCGAACTTTATCTT GAAAGATATAAAGTGTTCCATGCACGTCTACCACTAATTGTTGCTGAAACTCTTCTTCGTACGGATTCTCAAATTGAACTGCCTCTTTGGTTGGTTAAATTGTTCAAG GACGGCAAGAGGGATAAAACATTGGGGATGACTGGCCAAGAATCAAATCCGGCATTGTTGTTTCAACTATATGTTGATTATGGTCGATATAGAGAAGCTACGAATCTGTTGCTTGAGTACATAGGTTCTTCTGCATCCATG AGACCTGCCAACATCATGAATCGTAAAAGACCATTTGGAGTGTGGTTTCCCTATACAACAATTCAGCGCCTCTGGTGCCAGCTGGAGGAAATGGTAAAATCAGGTTACATGGTAGATCAATGTAAGCAGCTCAAAGATTTGCTACATGGAGCTTTGCTGAAGCATCTGGAACTG GTAAAGGTGGACTCGGAAGATGCACTTGGTTGA